From a region of the Vallicoccus soli genome:
- a CDS encoding sugar-binding protein, with amino-acid sequence MRRIAKPTAALAAVAMIALAGCGSGRDDSSASGTGSSGDSGAAAEGFEQGSLIGVALPAKTSENWVLAGDLFSQGLQEAGFEGDVQYAAASGTVADQQGQISSMVTKGAKVIVIGAADGGQLTTQVEQAKAAGATVIAYDRLILNTEGVDYYVAYDNFNVGELQGQALLEGMKAQKPEGPWTIELFSGSPDDANSQVFFDGAMSVLQPAIDAGDVVVGSGQTEIEQTATQGWKPENAQSRMDSLLTSTYGDKELDGVLSPNDTLARAIITSVKGAGKPIPVVTGQDSEVESVKSIVAGEQYSTINKDTRALVEQTVSMVTALSTGEEPEVNDTESYDNGVKTVPAYLLPPLIVTKDNVVEAYANDPNLAPLTKG; translated from the coding sequence ATGCGTCGCATCGCCAAGCCCACCGCCGCGCTCGCGGCCGTGGCCATGATCGCCCTCGCCGGCTGCGGCTCCGGCCGTGACGACAGCTCCGCCAGCGGCACCGGCTCGTCCGGGGACAGCGGCGCCGCGGCCGAGGGCTTCGAGCAGGGCTCGCTCATCGGCGTGGCCCTGCCCGCCAAGACCTCGGAGAACTGGGTGCTCGCGGGCGACCTGTTCAGCCAGGGCCTGCAGGAGGCCGGCTTCGAGGGCGACGTGCAGTACGCCGCCGCCTCCGGCACCGTCGCGGACCAGCAGGGCCAGATCTCCAGCATGGTCACCAAGGGCGCGAAGGTCATCGTCATCGGCGCGGCCGACGGTGGTCAGCTCACCACGCAGGTCGAGCAGGCCAAGGCCGCCGGCGCCACGGTCATCGCGTACGACCGGCTCATCCTCAACACCGAGGGCGTCGACTACTACGTCGCGTACGACAACTTCAACGTCGGGGAGCTGCAGGGCCAGGCGCTGCTCGAGGGCATGAAGGCCCAGAAGCCCGAGGGCCCCTGGACCATCGAGCTGTTCTCCGGCTCGCCCGACGACGCCAACTCGCAGGTGTTCTTCGACGGCGCCATGTCCGTGCTGCAGCCGGCGATCGACGCCGGCGACGTCGTCGTGGGCTCGGGCCAGACCGAGATCGAGCAGACGGCGACGCAGGGCTGGAAGCCGGAGAACGCCCAGAGCCGCATGGACTCGCTCCTCACGAGCACCTACGGCGACAAGGAGCTCGACGGCGTCCTGTCCCCGAACGACACCCTGGCCCGCGCGATCATCACCTCGGTCAAGGGCGCCGGCAAGCCGATCCCGGTCGTCACCGGCCAGGACTCCGAGGTCGAGTCGGTCAAGTCCATCGTGGCCGGCGAGCAGTACTCCACGATCAACAAGGACACCCGCGCCCTCGTCGAGCAGACCGTCAGCATGGTGACCGCGCTGAGCACGGGCGAGGAGCCCGAGGTCAACGACACCGAGTCGTACGACAACGGCGTCAAGACCGTCCCGGCGTACCTCCTCCCGCCGCTCATCGTCACCAAGGACAACGTGGTCGAGGCGTACGCGAACGACCCGAACCTCGCCCCGCTCACCAAGGGCTGA
- the mmsB gene encoding multiple monosaccharide ABC transporter permease, translating to MKALSDLKRMFGGGQSGGRQFGMIFSLVAIVLLFQFLTDGLTLSSGNLIQLVSQYSYILILAIGMVMVIIAGHIDLSVGSVAAFCGIVVATAMQDWGLAWPLAILLGLAVGAVIGAWQGFWVAYVGVPAFIVTLAGMLLFRGGNQYIGNADTIPVPEGFREIGAGFLPEWGPDTGYNNSTLLLGLLLCLLIAVREYRLRAVQSRMRSEMAPAWVSLVKVGLLVAVVVYFTLLFASGRVGTSFPVSGVILLVLVLVYSFVTRSTIFGRHIYAVGGNAHAAELSGVKSRRVNFFVMMNMSVLASLAGMIFVARSAASGPQDGLNWELDAIAAVFIGGAAVAGGVGTVIGSIIGGLVMAVLNNGLQLLGVGADRVQIIKGLVLLAAVALDVYNKKQGRPSITGYLTRSFRRPATPEPEGLAPTSGTPESARPTVPTP from the coding sequence ATGAAGGCGCTCTCCGACCTCAAGCGGATGTTCGGCGGCGGCCAGTCCGGCGGCCGCCAGTTCGGGATGATCTTCAGCCTGGTGGCGATCGTCCTGCTCTTCCAGTTCCTCACGGACGGGCTGACGCTCTCCAGCGGCAACCTCATCCAGCTGGTGAGCCAGTACTCCTACATCCTCATCCTGGCCATCGGCATGGTCATGGTCATCATCGCCGGGCACATCGACCTGTCCGTGGGCTCGGTGGCGGCCTTCTGCGGCATCGTCGTCGCCACGGCGATGCAGGACTGGGGCCTGGCCTGGCCGCTGGCGATCCTGCTCGGCCTCGCCGTCGGCGCCGTCATCGGCGCGTGGCAGGGTTTCTGGGTGGCGTACGTCGGCGTCCCCGCCTTCATCGTGACCCTGGCGGGCATGCTGCTGTTCCGCGGCGGCAACCAGTACATCGGCAACGCCGACACGATCCCGGTGCCCGAGGGCTTCCGCGAGATCGGCGCGGGCTTCCTGCCCGAGTGGGGGCCGGACACGGGCTACAACAACTCCACGCTCCTGCTGGGGCTGCTGCTCTGCCTGCTCATCGCGGTGCGGGAGTACCGCCTGCGCGCGGTGCAGTCCCGGATGCGCTCGGAGATGGCGCCGGCCTGGGTGAGCCTGGTCAAGGTGGGGCTGCTCGTCGCGGTCGTCGTCTACTTCACGCTGCTCTTCGCGAGCGGGCGGGTCGGCACGAGCTTCCCGGTCTCCGGCGTCATCCTGCTCGTGCTCGTGCTCGTCTACTCGTTCGTCACCCGCTCGACGATCTTCGGCCGGCACATCTACGCGGTCGGCGGCAACGCCCACGCCGCCGAGCTCTCCGGCGTGAAGTCCCGGCGGGTCAACTTCTTCGTCATGATGAACATGTCGGTCCTGGCCTCGCTCGCCGGCATGATCTTCGTGGCCCGCTCCGCGGCCTCCGGCCCGCAGGACGGCCTCAACTGGGAGCTCGACGCCATCGCCGCGGTCTTCATCGGCGGTGCCGCGGTGGCCGGCGGCGTCGGCACCGTCATCGGGTCGATCATCGGCGGCCTCGTCATGGCGGTGCTCAACAACGGCCTGCAGCTGCTCGGCGTCGGCGCCGACCGGGTCCAGATCATCAAGGGCCTGGTCCTGCTCGCCGCGGTGGCGCTCGACGTCTACAACAAGAAGCAGGGCCGGCCGTCGATCACCGGCTACCTCACCCGCAGCTTCCGGCGCCCGGCCACGCCGGAGCCGGAGGGCCTCGCGCCCACCTCGGGCACCCCGGAGTCGGCGCGCCCGACCGTGCCCACCCCCTGA
- the mmsA gene encoding multiple monosaccharide ABC transporter ATP-binding protein: protein MRPGPTILEMRSITKTFPGVKALSDVSLRVHAEEIHAVCGENGAGKSTLMKVLSGVYPHGTYEGQILYQGEEVRFRDIRSSEDAGIVIIHQELALIPELSITENIFLGNEPTRFGVIDWQRAREQAVELLARVGLREDPDTLIKNIGVGKQQLVEIAKALAKSVKLLILDEPTAALNEADSQHLLELIVGLKHKGISSIIISHKLNEIAQVADAITIIRDGRAIETLDVAEGGVDEDRIIRGMVGRELESRFPPRTPVIGDVLLEVRDWTVQHPLDADRLVCKGESFVVRRGEIVGFAGLMGAGRTELAMSVFGRSYGTYLSGQVLIDGREVQLRSVSEAIEHGLAYVSEDRKVLGLNLLDDIKRSTVSAKLRKISRGPVVDAFQEHDVAESYRTSLRIKTPSVDMGVAKLSGGNQQKVVLAKWMFTDPDVLILDEPTRGIDVGAKYEIYGIVQQLAAQGKAVIVISSELPELLGLSDRIYTIFEGSITNEFSTAEADPETLMKNMTSRSAAAAR, encoded by the coding sequence ATGCGCCCAGGTCCCACGATCCTGGAGATGCGCTCGATCACCAAGACCTTCCCGGGCGTGAAGGCGCTGTCCGACGTGTCCCTGCGCGTGCACGCCGAGGAGATCCACGCGGTCTGCGGCGAGAACGGCGCGGGCAAGTCGACGCTCATGAAGGTGCTCTCGGGCGTCTACCCGCACGGCACCTACGAGGGGCAGATCCTCTACCAGGGCGAGGAGGTGCGCTTCCGCGACATCCGCTCCAGCGAGGACGCCGGCATCGTCATCATCCACCAGGAGCTGGCGCTCATCCCCGAGCTCTCCATCACGGAGAACATCTTCCTGGGCAACGAGCCCACGCGCTTCGGGGTCATCGACTGGCAGCGCGCCCGCGAGCAGGCGGTCGAGCTGCTCGCGCGGGTCGGCCTGCGCGAGGACCCCGACACGCTCATCAAGAACATCGGCGTCGGCAAGCAGCAGCTCGTGGAGATCGCGAAGGCGCTCGCCAAGTCCGTGAAGCTGCTCATCCTCGACGAGCCGACCGCCGCCCTCAACGAGGCCGACTCCCAGCACCTGCTCGAGCTCATCGTGGGGCTCAAGCACAAGGGCATCAGCTCGATCATCATCAGCCACAAGCTCAACGAGATCGCGCAGGTGGCCGACGCCATCACGATCATCCGCGACGGCCGGGCCATCGAGACGCTCGACGTCGCCGAGGGCGGCGTCGACGAGGACCGCATCATCCGCGGCATGGTCGGGCGGGAGCTGGAGAGCCGTTTCCCGCCGCGCACCCCCGTCATCGGCGACGTGCTCCTCGAGGTCCGCGACTGGACCGTGCAGCACCCCCTCGACGCGGACCGGCTCGTCTGCAAGGGCGAGAGCTTCGTCGTCCGCCGGGGCGAGATCGTCGGCTTCGCCGGCCTCATGGGCGCCGGGCGCACCGAGCTCGCGATGAGCGTCTTCGGCCGCTCCTACGGCACCTACCTGTCCGGCCAGGTGCTCATCGACGGGCGCGAGGTGCAGCTGCGCAGCGTCTCCGAGGCCATCGAGCACGGGCTGGCGTACGTCAGCGAGGACCGCAAGGTGCTCGGGCTGAACCTCCTCGACGACATCAAGCGCTCGACGGTCTCGGCCAAGCTGCGCAAGATCTCGCGCGGCCCGGTCGTCGACGCGTTCCAGGAGCACGACGTCGCCGAGTCCTACCGCACGAGCCTGCGGATCAAGACGCCGTCGGTGGACATGGGCGTCGCCAAGCTCTCCGGCGGCAACCAGCAGAAGGTCGTGCTGGCCAAGTGGATGTTCACCGACCCCGACGTGCTCATCCTCGACGAGCCGACGCGCGGCATCGACGTCGGCGCCAAGTACGAGATCTACGGCATCGTCCAGCAGCTCGCGGCGCAGGGGAAGGCCGTCATCGTCATCTCGTCGGAGCTCCCTGAGCTGCTCGGGCTGTCCGACCGCATCTACACCATCTTCGAGGGCTCGATCACCAACGAGTTCTCCACGGCAGAGGCAGACCCGGAGACCCTCATGAAGAACATGACCTCGCGCTCGGCGGCGGCGGCCCGATGA
- a CDS encoding LacI family DNA-binding transcriptional regulator: MDAVDALEGPHPGPAPPSPPAPAVAATLQDVARLAGVSAKTVARALNGEPNVRDATRERVARAAAALRFRPNRLARELRQGARTGAVGLVIGGLENPFYSHLAAGVERALRAEDLELVIASTDDDPERERAVVQTMLERRVRALLVVPVAEDHRYLEGERSAGTPLVFVDRPPTGLAADVVLWDNRTGVRQAVDALVAAGHRRIAVIADRIANFTARERLAAFREAARAHGLGLEPRLLVVDVHDVPAARATALRLLAAPEPPTAFFGLNNRITVGVVAALLTTGGAQAVVGFDDFDLAEALGTTVVANDPAAMGGRAGRLALARLAAGPGLPEQVLLPATLVRRGSGERGPAAAAPSRAAAALA; this comes from the coding sequence GTGGACGCCGTGGACGCGCTGGAGGGGCCGCACCCGGGGCCCGCTCCCCCGTCGCCGCCCGCACCCGCCGTCGCGGCGACGCTGCAGGACGTCGCCCGCCTGGCCGGGGTCAGCGCCAAGACCGTCGCCCGGGCGCTCAACGGCGAGCCCAACGTCCGCGACGCCACCCGCGAGCGGGTCGCGCGGGCCGCGGCGGCGCTGCGCTTCCGGCCCAACCGCCTCGCGCGCGAGCTGCGCCAGGGGGCGCGCACCGGCGCGGTGGGCCTGGTCATCGGCGGGCTGGAGAACCCGTTCTACTCCCACCTCGCCGCGGGCGTGGAGCGGGCGCTGCGCGCGGAGGACCTCGAGCTGGTCATCGCCTCGACCGACGACGACCCCGAGCGCGAGCGCGCGGTCGTGCAGACGATGCTCGAGCGGCGCGTCCGAGCCCTGCTCGTGGTGCCCGTCGCCGAGGACCACCGCTACCTCGAGGGCGAGCGCAGCGCCGGCACCCCGCTGGTGTTCGTCGACCGCCCGCCGACCGGCCTGGCCGCCGACGTCGTGCTCTGGGACAACCGCACGGGGGTCCGCCAGGCGGTGGACGCCCTCGTCGCGGCCGGGCACCGGCGCATCGCCGTCATCGCCGACCGGATCGCCAACTTCACCGCCCGCGAGCGCCTCGCCGCCTTCCGGGAGGCCGCCCGCGCGCACGGGCTGGGGCTCGAGCCGCGGCTGCTCGTCGTCGACGTGCACGACGTGCCGGCGGCGCGGGCGACGGCGCTGCGCCTGCTCGCCGCGCCGGAGCCCCCCACGGCCTTCTTCGGCCTCAACAACCGCATCACCGTGGGCGTCGTGGCCGCCCTGCTGACCACGGGCGGCGCGCAGGCCGTCGTGGGCTTCGACGACTTCGACCTCGCCGAGGCGCTGGGCACGACGGTGGTCGCCAACGACCCGGCGGCCATGGGCGGACGGGCGGGGCGCCTCGCGCTGGCCCGCCTCGCCGCGGGCCCGGGGCTGCCCGAGCAGGTGCTGCTGCCCGCGACCCTCGTGCGCCGCGGCAGCGGGGAGCGGGGGCCCGCCGCGGCCGCCCCGTCCCGGGCGGCCGCGGCGCTCGCCTGA
- a CDS encoding sugar ABC transporter permease: MTQLPDTAPAPGPGPADDPAAGAFRADRQETSVGGAVRAYVDRIRGGDLGALPAVLGLLALCALFTALRPETFPTALNVNNLLVQAVPITLLAMGLVFVLLLGEIDLSAGVVSGVCAAVLAQMLAVQGASWWVATLAALAAGALIGLVTGSLVALVGIPSFVVTLALFLGLQGATLRIIGEGGTVPVRDEVVRGIANSTMPVAWGWGLAVAGSLVWGALSLLGWQRKHARGLARQPLPVVVAKVVVVSVLVLATVAVLSADRALNPAVELAGVPYAVPLVVVLLVALSFVLGRTAFGRHVYAVGGNAEAARRAGIPVARIRVAAFVISSTMAAVSGIAAASRLSSVTPGSGAGNTLLYAVGAAVIGGTSLFGGRGRVRDALLGGLVIAAIANGLGLLGVEAYLNYLITGGVLLLAASVDALARRRAAATGH; encoded by the coding sequence ATGACCCAGCTGCCGGACACGGCACCCGCGCCCGGGCCGGGCCCGGCCGACGACCCCGCGGCGGGCGCCTTCCGCGCCGACCGGCAGGAGACGAGCGTCGGCGGCGCCGTGCGGGCGTACGTCGACCGCATCCGCGGCGGCGACCTCGGCGCGCTCCCGGCGGTGCTCGGCCTGCTCGCCCTCTGCGCGCTGTTCACCGCGCTGCGGCCCGAGACCTTCCCGACGGCCCTGAACGTCAACAACCTGCTCGTGCAGGCCGTCCCGATCACCCTGCTCGCCATGGGTCTCGTCTTCGTGCTCCTGCTCGGCGAGATCGACCTGTCCGCCGGCGTCGTCAGCGGCGTGTGCGCGGCGGTCCTGGCGCAGATGCTGGCGGTGCAGGGCGCGAGCTGGTGGGTCGCGACGCTGGCCGCGCTGGCCGCGGGCGCGCTCATCGGCCTGGTCACCGGCTCCCTCGTGGCGCTGGTGGGCATCCCCAGCTTCGTCGTGACGCTGGCGCTGTTCCTCGGCCTGCAGGGCGCGACCCTGCGCATCATCGGCGAGGGCGGCACGGTCCCCGTGCGCGACGAGGTGGTCCGCGGCATCGCGAACAGCACGATGCCGGTGGCATGGGGCTGGGGCCTCGCGGTCGCGGGCTCGCTGGTCTGGGGCGCGCTGTCGCTGCTCGGCTGGCAGCGCAAGCACGCCCGGGGCCTGGCCCGCCAGCCGCTGCCGGTCGTCGTCGCGAAGGTCGTCGTCGTGTCGGTGCTCGTGCTGGCGACGGTCGCCGTGCTCAGCGCGGACCGCGCGCTCAACCCCGCCGTCGAGCTCGCCGGCGTGCCGTACGCCGTGCCGCTCGTCGTCGTGCTGCTCGTCGCACTGTCGTTCGTGCTGGGCCGCACGGCCTTCGGCCGGCACGTGTACGCCGTGGGCGGCAACGCCGAGGCGGCGCGCCGCGCGGGCATCCCGGTCGCCCGGATCCGGGTGGCGGCCTTCGTCATCTCCTCGACGATGGCGGCGGTCAGCGGCATCGCGGCCGCGTCGCGCCTGAGCTCGGTGACGCCCGGCTCCGGCGCCGGCAACACCCTGCTCTACGCGGTGGGCGCGGCGGTCATCGGCGGCACGAGCCTCTTCGGCGGGCGCGGGCGGGTGCGCGACGCCCTGCTCGGCGGTCTCGTCATCGCGGCCATCGCGAACGGCCTGGGGCTGCTCGGCGTCGAGGCGTACCTCAACTACCTCATCACCGGCGGCGTCCTGCTCCTCGCGGCGAGCGTGGACGCGCTGGCCCGCCGGCGGGCGGCGGCCACCGGGCACTGA
- a CDS encoding ATP-binding cassette domain-containing protein produces MDHGTTPAATAPGQPLLELRGVEKRFGAVQVLHGVDLKVYPGTVTALVGDNGAGKSTLVKCIAGIHPIDGGEYLFEGRPVSVSGPRDAAALGIEVVYQDLALCDNLDVVQNMFLGRERRHGVLLDEPSMEQAARDTLAKLSVRTLASVRQLVASLSGGQRQTVAIAKAVLWDSKVVLLDEPTAALGVAQTRQVLDLVRRLADTGHAVVLISHNMNDVFEVADRVAPLYLGRMAADVATADVTRAQVVELITTGRSGELGLGPAAGSAA; encoded by the coding sequence ATGGACCACGGGACGACCCCCGCCGCGACGGCGCCGGGGCAGCCGCTGCTCGAGCTGCGCGGGGTGGAGAAGCGGTTCGGCGCGGTGCAGGTGCTGCACGGGGTCGACCTCAAGGTCTACCCGGGCACGGTCACCGCGCTCGTCGGCGACAACGGCGCCGGCAAGAGCACGCTGGTCAAGTGCATCGCGGGGATCCACCCGATCGACGGTGGCGAGTACCTCTTCGAGGGGCGCCCGGTGAGCGTGTCCGGGCCGCGCGACGCCGCCGCCCTGGGCATCGAGGTCGTCTACCAGGACCTCGCGCTGTGCGACAACCTCGACGTCGTGCAGAACATGTTCCTCGGCCGCGAGCGCCGCCACGGCGTGCTGCTCGACGAGCCGTCGATGGAGCAGGCGGCCCGCGACACCCTGGCCAAGCTCTCCGTGCGCACCCTCGCCAGCGTCCGCCAGCTCGTCGCGAGCCTCTCCGGCGGCCAGCGCCAGACGGTGGCCATCGCCAAGGCGGTGCTCTGGGACAGCAAGGTCGTGCTCCTCGACGAGCCGACCGCGGCGCTCGGCGTCGCCCAGACCCGCCAGGTGCTCGACCTCGTGCGCCGCCTCGCCGACACCGGCCACGCGGTCGTGCTCATCTCGCACAACATGAACGACGTCTTCGAGGTGGCCGACCGCGTCGCGCCGCTCTACCTGGGCCGGATGGCCGCCGACGTGGCCACCGCCGACGTGACCCGCGCCCAGGTCGTCGAGCTCATCACGACCGGCCGCTCCGGGGAGCTGGGGCTCGGCCCCGCCGCCGGCAGCGCCGCCTGA
- a CDS encoding sugar ABC transporter substrate-binding protein — protein MVHRRILAAAASAALALSLAACGDDDSGSGGTASGGGSTGSSTGGAQAEGKVGVILPDTESSARWETADRPLLAQAFEEAGIEYDIQNAEGDAQRMQTIADQMITGGVTVLAIVNLDSASGAQIQSTAQQQGVLTIDYDRLTLGGSAEYYVSFDNVEVGRLQGQGLQQCLGEGPKNIAYLNGSPDDNNATLFSQGAHEVLDAVQDYTVVAEQAVPGWDNQQAATIFEQMYTEAGGQIDGVLAANDGLGNAAISILARNQAAGEVPVTGQDATVEGLQNILAGNQCMTVYKPIAEEANALAELAIGLINGEEASGTEEVEDPEGGRQVPSVLLDPVAVFRDNVKDVVDDGFVTAADLCTGEFAADCTELGIQ, from the coding sequence ATGGTGCATCGACGCATCCTCGCCGCGGCGGCGTCCGCGGCCCTCGCGCTGAGCCTGGCGGCCTGCGGCGACGACGACTCCGGCAGCGGCGGCACGGCGTCCGGCGGCGGCAGCACGGGCAGCAGCACGGGCGGGGCGCAGGCCGAGGGCAAGGTCGGCGTGATCCTCCCCGACACCGAGTCCTCCGCCCGCTGGGAGACCGCGGACCGCCCCCTCCTCGCGCAGGCCTTCGAGGAGGCCGGCATCGAGTACGACATCCAGAACGCCGAGGGCGACGCCCAGCGGATGCAGACCATCGCCGACCAGATGATCACCGGCGGCGTGACCGTGCTCGCGATCGTCAACCTCGACTCGGCCTCGGGCGCGCAGATCCAGAGCACCGCGCAGCAGCAGGGCGTGCTCACCATCGACTACGACCGCCTGACCCTCGGCGGCTCCGCGGAGTACTACGTCTCGTTCGACAACGTCGAGGTCGGCCGGCTCCAGGGCCAGGGGCTCCAGCAGTGCCTCGGCGAGGGGCCGAAGAACATCGCCTACCTCAACGGCTCGCCCGACGACAACAACGCCACGCTCTTCTCCCAGGGCGCCCACGAGGTCCTGGACGCGGTGCAGGACTACACCGTGGTCGCCGAGCAGGCGGTGCCGGGCTGGGACAACCAGCAGGCGGCGACGATCTTCGAGCAGATGTACACCGAGGCGGGCGGCCAGATCGACGGCGTCCTCGCCGCCAACGACGGCCTGGGCAACGCGGCGATCTCGATCCTCGCGCGCAACCAGGCCGCCGGGGAGGTGCCGGTGACCGGCCAGGACGCCACCGTCGAGGGCCTGCAGAACATCCTCGCCGGCAACCAGTGCATGACGGTCTACAAGCCCATCGCGGAGGAGGCCAACGCCCTCGCCGAGCTGGCGATCGGGCTCATCAACGGCGAGGAGGCCAGCGGCACCGAGGAGGTCGAGGACCCCGAGGGCGGGCGCCAGGTGCCGTCGGTGCTCCTCGACCCGGTGGCGGTCTTCCGCGACAACGTCAAGGACGTCGTCGACGACGGCTTCGTCACCGCCGCCGACCTGTGCACCGGCGAGTTCGCCGCCGACTGCACCGAGCTCGGCATCCAGTAG